One Pongo pygmaeus isolate AG05252 chromosome 10, NHGRI_mPonPyg2-v2.0_pri, whole genome shotgun sequence genomic window carries:
- the LOC129010650 gene encoding keratin, type II cytoskeletal 71 — protein sequence MSRQFTCKSGAATKGGFSGCSAVLSGGSSSSFWAGSKGLSGGFGSRSLYSLGGARSLNVASGSGKSGGYGFGRGRASGFAGSMFGSVALGPVCPTVCPPGGIHQVTVNESLLAPLNVELDPEIQKVRAQEREQIKALNNKFASFIDKVRFLEQQNQVLETKWELLQQLDLNNCKNNLEPILEGYISNLRKQLEMLSGDRVRLDSELRNVRDVVEDYKKRYEEEINKRTAAENEFVLLKKDVDAAYANKVELQAKVESMDQEIKFFRCLFEAEITQIQSHISDMSVILSMDNNRNLDLDSIIDEVRAQYEEIALKSKAEAEALYQTKFQELQLAAGRHGDDLKNTKNEISELTRLIQRIRSEIENVKKQASNLETAIADAEQRGDNALKDARAKLDELEGALHQAKEELARMLREYQELMSLKLALDMEIATYRKLLESEECRMSGEFPSPVSISIISSTSGGSGYSFRPSTVSSGYVANSSNCISGVCSVRGGEGRSRGSANDYKDTLGKGSSLSAPSKKASR from the exons ATGAGCCGCCAGTTCACCTGCAAGTCAGGAGCTGCCACCAAGGGGGGCTTCAGTGGCTGCTCGGCTGTGCTCTCGGGGGGCAGCTCATCCTCCTTCTGGGCAGGGAGCAAAGGGCTCAGTGGGGGCTTTGGCAGCCGGAGCCTTTACAGCCTGGGGGGTGCCCGGAGCCTCAATGTGGCCAGTGGCAGCGGGAAGAGTGGAGGCTATGGATTTGGCCGGGGCCGGGCCAGTGGCTTTGCTGGCAGCATGTTTGGCAGTGTGGCCCTGGGGCCTGTGTGCCCAACTGTATGCCCACCTGGAGGCATCCACCAGGTTACTGTCAATGAGAGCCTCCTGGCCCCCCTCAATGTGGAGCTGGACCCGGAGATCCAGAAAGTGCGTGCCCAGGAGCGAGAGCAGATCAAGGCTCTGAACAACAAGTTTGCCTCCTTCATCGACAAG GTGCGGTTCCTGGAGCAGCAGAACCAAGTGCTGGAGACCAAGTGGGAGCTGCTGCAGCAGCTGGACCTGAACAACTGCAAGAACAACCTGGAGCCCATCCTCGAGGGCTACATCAGCAACCTGCGGAAGCAGCTGGAGATGCTGTCCGGAGACAGGGTGAGGCTGGACTCGGAGCTGAGGAATGTGCGGGACGTAGTGGAGGACTACAAGAAGAG GTATGAGGAGGAAATCAACAAGCGGACAGCAGCAGAGAACGAGTTTGTGCTGCTCAAGAAG GATGTGGATGCGGCTTATGCCAATAAGGTGGAACTGCAGGCCAAGGTGGAATCCATGGACCAGGAGATCAAGTTCTTCAGGTGTCTCTTTGAAGCC GAGATCACTCAGATCCAGTCCCACATCAGTGACATGTCTGTCATCCTGTCCATGGACAACAACCGGAACCTGGACCTGGACAGCATCATCGACGAAGTCCGCGCCCAGTACGAGGAGATTGCCTTGAAGAGCAAGGCCGAGGCTGAGGCCCTGTACCAGACCAAG TTCCAGGAGCTTCAGCTGGCAGCTGGCCGGCATGGGGACGACCTCAAAAACACCAAGAATGAAATCTCGGAGCTCACTCGGCTCATCCAGAGAATCCGCTCAGAGATCGAGAACGTGAAGAAGCAG GCTTCCAACCTGGAGACTGCCATCGCTGATGCTGAGCAGCGGGGAGACAATGCCCTGAAGGATGCCCGGGCCAAGCTGGACGAGCTGGAGGGCGCCCTGCACCAGGCCAAGGAGGAGCTGGCGCGGATGCTGCGCGAGTACCAGGAGCTCATGAGCCTGAAACTGGCCCTGGACATGGAGATCGCCACCTACCGCAAGCTGCTGGAGAGCGAGGAGTGCAG GATGTCAGGAGAATTTCCCTCCCCTGTCAGCATCT CCATCATCAGCAGCACCAGTGGTGGCAGTGGCTATAGCTTCCGGCCCAGCACGGTCAGCAGCGGCTATGTGGCCAACAGCAGCAACTGCATCTCTGGAGTGTGCAGCGTGAGAGGCGGGGAGGGCAGGAGCCGGGGCAGTGCCAACGATTACAAAGACACCCTGGGGAAGGGTTCCAGCCTGAGTGCACCCTCCAAGAAAGCCAGTCGGTAG